One part of the Gossypium raimondii isolate GPD5lz chromosome 1, ASM2569854v1, whole genome shotgun sequence genome encodes these proteins:
- the LOC105780603 gene encoding uncharacterized protein LOC105780603, giving the protein MFSIMASSSSSSFFVRCFPLLFFFFFSHAQAVKSPIHPRDVLPLLPRQVSWPILNSLNSAIDLLPAFVGSVSSQNHIVSWKGACFYENTAWMEFHNKSGSEFGGGTLHIKVSKAHSWTCLDLYLFATPYRVTWDYYFLSREHTLEIDKWEDRAEYEYVKDKGISIFLMQAGMLGTLEALWEVFPLFTNTGWGESANLGFLKKHMGASFESRPQPWYTNISVDDIHSGDFLVISKIRGRWGGFETLEKWVTGSYAGHSAVFLKDSEGKLWVGESGHENEKGEDIIAVIPWDEWWDLELNKDDSNPHIAVLPLHPDVRAKFNETASWEYALSMAGKPYGYHNMLFSWIDTIDGNYPPPLDAHLVASAMTVWSKMQPEYAANLWNEALNKRLGTKGLDLSDILVEIEKLGSSFDQLLTVPEQDDWIYSDGKSTSCIAFVLEMYKEAGLFDPIADSIQVTEFTIKDAYTLRFFENNSSQLPKWCNDADNVKLPYCQILGKYRMELPGFNSMDPYPHMNERCPSKPPKYSRPPNC; this is encoded by the exons atgttCTCGATCatggcttcttcttcttcttcttctttctttgttAGGTGTTTCCCTttacttttcttcttcttcttctcacaTGCCCAAGCAGTGAAATCACCAATTCATCCTCGGGATGTTCTACCTTTATTGCCGAGACAGGTTTCATGGCCGATCCTTAATTCACTTAACAGTGCCATCGACCTTTTACCAGCCTTTGTCGGTTCTGTTTCGTCCCAAAACCACATCGTGAGCTGGAAAGGTGCGTGCTTTTATGAGAACACCGCTTGGATGGAGTTCCATAACAAGAGTGGCAGTGAGTTCGGTGGTGGAACTCTCCATATCAAG GTTAGCAAAGCCCATAGTTGGACGTGTCTGGATCTTTATCTCTTTGCAACTCCATATCGTGTAACTTGGgattattattttctatctcGGGAGCATACACTCGAGATTGACAAGTGGGAAGACAGAGCTGAGTATGAATat GTGAAAGACAAGGGGATTTCTATTTTTCTGATGCAAGCAGGGATGCTTGGAACACTTGAAGCTCTATGGGAAGTCTTCCCATTATTTACTAACACTGGATGGGGTGAGAGTGCCAATCTCGGGTTTCTCAAGAAACACATGGGGGCTTCTTTCGAATCACGGCCTCAGCCCTGGTACACCAACATTAGTGTTGATGATATACATTCGGGAGATTTCCTTGTAATATCAAAAATTCGTGGGCGCTGGGGCGGTTTTGAGACTCTCGAGAAGTGGGTTACTGGTTCTTATGCTGGTCATAGTGCTGTTTTCTTAAAGGATTCTGAAGGGAAGTTATGGGTTGGTGAATCAGGACATGAAAATGAGAAG GGAGAAGACATCATTGCAGTTATTCCATGGGATGAATGGTGGGATTTGGAGCTGAACAAGGACGACTCTAATCCCCATATCGCAGTGCTTCCTCTGCATCCTGATGTTCGAGCCAAGTTCAATGAGACTGCTTCTTGGGAGTATGCACTAAGTATGGCAGGCAAACCATATGGCTACCATAACATGCTATTTAGTTGGATAGACACCATAGATGGGAATTATCCTCCTCCATTGGATGCTCACCTG GTGGCTTCTGCTATGACAGTTTGGAGTAAAATGCAGCCTGAATATGCTGCTAACTTGTGGAACGAGGCCTTAAACAAGCGGCTTGGAACTAAG GGTCTTGATCTTTCTGATATACTGGTGGAAATCGAAAAGCTTGGTTCCTCATTTGATCAACTGCTGACCGTTCCTGAACAAGATGATTGGATATATAGTGATGGGAAGTCAACCTCATGCATTGCGTTTGTCCTCGAAATGTACAAGGAGGCAGGACTTTTTGATCCCATTGCTGACTCTATTCAAGTCACTGAGTTTACG ATAAAAGATGCATATACTCTAAGGTTTTTCGAGAATAATTCGAGCCAGCTGCCAAAGTGGTGCAATGATGCAGACAATGTAAAGCTTCCTTACTGTCAGATTCTGGGGAAGTACCGAATGGAACTGCCTGGATTTAATTCCATGGACCCATACCCCCATATGAATGAACGGTGTCCGTCTAAGCCTCCAAAGTACTCCAGGCCACCAAACTGCTAG
- the LOC105780612 gene encoding cytochrome P450 716B1, whose amino-acid sequence MNTIITVLLFLIPVFLLLTKRKRSPQRVPPGSLGLPLIGQSLGLLRAMRSNTAEEWLRKRIRKYGPISKMRLFGKPAVFIYGQAANKFVFASDSSNIVNQQVKSVSSILGDRCILELTGEDHKRVRDALVTFLKPESLKQYVGKMDEEVRNHLEMHWHGKQQVTVLPLMKTLTFNIICSLLFGVERGTRRDKLANDFRYMIEGMWSVPVNLPFTRYNRSLQASARAQKLLKVLIGEKRVDLEKGASPRQDLITCLLSIRNEKDEQVISEKEIIHNVMLIMVAGYDTSSVLLTFLLRLFANYPTIYAAVLQEQDEIARRKPNGELLTWEDLAKMKYTWKVAMETLRMFPPIFGGFRKVVKDIEYGGYFIPKDWLIFWVTGITQMDDTIFPEPSKFNPSRFENPASLPPYCFIPFGGGPRICPGYEFARIETLVSIHYLITRFTWKLLCSDNSFSRDPMPVPTKGLPVQISPRKLP is encoded by the exons ATGAACACCATCATCACAGTTCTCCTGTTTCTGATCCCAGTTTTCCTTCTCCTAACCAAGAGAAAAAGATCACCGCAAAGGGTTCCTCCAGGTTCACTCGGACTACCGCTCATAGGTCAAAGCCTCGGCCTTCTCAGGGCCATGCGAAGCAACACGGCAGAAGAATGGCTTCGGAAGAGGATAAGGAAGTACGGTCCAATATCGAAGATGAGATTATTTGGGAAACCAGCAGTTTTCATCTATGGTCAGGCTGCAAACAAGTTTGTATTCGCCAGTGACAGCAGCAACATTGTTAACCAGCAAGTCAAGTCGGTTAGTTCGATTCTGGGTGATCGATGTATCTTGGAATTGACCGGAGAAGATCATAAGCGAGTTAGAGATGCTCTTGTTACATTCTTGAAACCTGAATCATTGAAACAGTATGTTGGGAAGATGGATGAAGAAGTCAGGAATCACCTTGAGATGCATTGGCATGGCAAGCAACAAGTCACG gttttaccattgatgaagaCCCTTACATTCAACATAATCTGTTCTCTTCTATTCGGAGTCGAAAGAGGAACAAGAAGAGATAAACTTGCCAATGATTTTCGATATATGATAGAAGGAATGTGGTCGGTACCGGTTAATTTGCCTTTCACACGCTACAACCGGAGCTTGCAGGCGAGTGCAAGGGCCCAGAAGTTGTTGAAAGTTCTCATTGGTGAGAAGAGAGTAGATCTAGAGAAGGGTGCTTCACCTCGCCAAGACCTCATCACTTGTCTGCTTAGCATTCGCAACGAGAAGGATGAACAAGTCATATCCGAGAAAGAGATTATTCACAATGTTATGCTCATCATGGTTGCAGGATATGATACTTCGTCTGTTCTTCTCACGTTCTTGTTGCGCCTTTTCGCTAATTATCCTACCATATATGCAGCTGTTCTTCAAG AACAAGATGAGATAGCAAGGAGGAAGCCTAATGGGGAGCTTCTGACATGGGAAGACCTTGCCAAGATGAAATACACATGGAAAGTAGCCATGGAAACTCTAAGAATGTTCCCACCAATCTTTGGTGGTTTCCGGAAAGTTGTAAAAGATATTGAGTACGGTGGATATTTCATTCCAAAGGATTGGCTG ATTTTCTGGGTTACCGGCATAACACAAATGGATGATACTATATTTCCGGAACcatcaaagttcaatccatCGAGATTCGAGAATCCAGCTTCACTGCCACCTTACTGCTTCATTCCATTTGGTGGGGGACCTCGGATATGTCCAGGATACGAGTTTGCAAGGATTGAAACCCTTGTTTCAATTCATTATCTGATTACTCGGTTCACTTGGAAGTTACTATGTTCAGATAACTCTTTCAGCAGGGATCCAATGCCAGTCCCAACTAAAGGATTACCAGTTCAAATCAGTCCTAGAAAACTGCCCTAA